A genomic window from Desulfovibrio sp. X2 includes:
- the pyrH gene encoding UMP kinase — translation MQSLRYKRVLLKLSGEALAGEQKFGINPATLDVIGREIVEVSQMGMQLVLVIGGGNIFRGMSESAAGMDRASADYMGMLATVLNALAVQDALEKLGVETRVLSAIAMREVCEPYIRRRAVRHLEHGRVVICAAGTGNPYFTTDTAAALRAAELKCQAILKATKVSGVYDKDPMKHDDAVMFQKITYLQTLERRLKVMDSTAISLAMDNNLPIVVFNLFQTGNIRKVALGEDIGTTVTGG, via the coding sequence ATGCAATCTCTCCGCTACAAGCGCGTTCTGCTCAAGCTCTCCGGCGAAGCCCTGGCCGGCGAACAGAAGTTCGGCATCAACCCCGCCACGCTCGACGTCATCGGCCGTGAGATCGTCGAGGTCTCCCAGATGGGCATGCAGCTCGTCCTGGTCATCGGCGGCGGCAACATCTTCCGCGGCATGTCCGAGTCCGCCGCGGGCATGGACCGCGCCTCCGCCGACTACATGGGCATGCTGGCCACCGTGCTGAACGCCCTGGCCGTGCAGGACGCCCTGGAGAAGCTCGGCGTCGAGACCCGCGTGCTCTCGGCCATCGCCATGCGCGAGGTCTGCGAGCCCTACATCCGCCGCCGCGCCGTCCGCCACCTGGAGCACGGCCGCGTGGTCATCTGCGCCGCGGGCACCGGCAACCCCTATTTCACCACCGATACCGCCGCCGCCCTGCGCGCCGCGGAGCTCAAGTGCCAGGCCATCCTCAAGGCCACCAAGGTCAGCGGAGTCTACGACAAGGATCCCATGAAGCACGACGACGCCGTCATGTTCCAGAAGATCACCTACCTCCAGACCCTGGAGCGGCGCCTCAAGGTCATGGACTCGACCGCCATCTCCCTGGCAATGGACAACAACCTGCCCATCGTCGTATTCAACCTCTTCCAGACCGGGAACATACGCAAGGTCGCCCTCGGCGAGGACATCGGAACGACGGTTACAGGAGGCTAA
- a CDS encoding cysteine hydrolase family protein — MNAQQKSLPQAVALAIVDMQNDFVLPGAPACVAGAEATVPTLVRLLALARARAWPVVHVHRLHRPDGSDAEIPRRHLFSQGTGICVTGSKGAEIIPALAPLPGEYLLPKTRYSAFLDTPLDALLRRLNVRTLLVGGTQYPNCIRATATDAMARDYHTIVVTDACSAQAPDVAQANVRDMLAMGIDCIPLDDLERLAEAE, encoded by the coding sequence ATGAACGCACAGCAGAAATCCCTGCCCCAGGCCGTGGCCCTGGCCATCGTGGACATGCAGAACGACTTCGTGCTGCCCGGCGCGCCCGCCTGCGTGGCCGGAGCCGAGGCCACCGTGCCCACGCTGGTCCGCCTCCTGGCCCTGGCCCGCGCCCGCGCATGGCCCGTCGTCCACGTCCACCGCCTGCACAGGCCGGACGGCAGCGACGCGGAAATCCCCCGCCGCCACCTCTTCAGCCAGGGGACCGGCATCTGCGTCACCGGCAGCAAGGGCGCCGAGATCATCCCCGCCCTCGCCCCCCTGCCCGGCGAATACCTGCTGCCCAAGACCCGCTACAGCGCCTTCCTGGACACCCCGCTCGACGCCCTGCTGCGCCGCCTGAACGTGCGCACCCTCCTCGTCGGCGGCACCCAGTACCCCAACTGCATCCGCGCCACCGCCACCGACGCCATGGCCCGCGACTACCACACCATCGTCGTCACCGACGCCTGCTCCGCCCAGGCCCCAGACGTCGCCCAGGCCAACGTCCGCGACATGCTCGCCATGGGCATCGACTGCATCCCCCTGGACGACCTCGAACGGCTCGCCGAGGCCGAATAG
- a CDS encoding molybdopterin-dependent aldehyde oxidoreductase, whose amino-acid sequence MIKKTFTVNGAVRTLAVNPEDTLADVLREQLMLTGTKVGCGQGQCGACNVIMDGKLVRSCITKMKRVPENAEIHTIEGLGTADHLHPLQLSWMVHGGAQCGFCSPGFIVSAKALLDSNPKPSRDDVREWFQKNRNACRCTGYQPLVDAVMDAAKVLRGELSMKDLAFKLPKDGRIWGSEYPRPSAVAKVTGAWDFGADLGVKMPKDTLHLALVQAEVSHANLKGIDASEALKMPGVHSVLTHKDVKGKNRITGLITFPTNKGDGWDRPILCDEKIFQYGDAIAIVCADSEKNARAAAAKVKVDLEQLPEYMSAPAAMAEDAIEIHPGTPNVYYIQKIAKGPETAPIFEKADVVVEDDFYVGRQPHLPIEPDVGFAYLDEDGKLNIHSKSIGLHLHLYMIAPGLGVEPEKMVMVQNPTGGTFGYKFSPTMEALLGVAALATGRPVHLRYNYQQQQAYTGKRSPFITNLRFAAKKDGTLLALESDWTVDHGPYSEFGDLLTLRGAQFIGAGYNFPSIRGEGRTVCTNHAWGAAFRGYGAPESEFPSEVLMDELAEKLGMDPLELRYKNCYRKGATTPTGQDPEVYSLPEMIEILRPKYKAAQEKAKKESTAAIKKGVGVAIGVYGSGLDGPDTSEADAELNADGTVTIFDCWEDHGQGADAGTLGVAHEALLPLGLAPEQIRLVMNDTSKAPNSGPAGGSRSQVVTGQAIKNACEKLLDAMRKPGGGYRTYDEMVAEKIPTRVNGKWTAPAKDCDANGQGSPFCCYMYGVYLMEVAVETATGKVQVEGCTIVADVGKVNNKLVVDGQIYGGLAQGIGLALTEDYEDLKKHSTLAGAGFPYIKQIPDNMEIIYVETPRPDGPFGASGVGEMPLAAPHAAVINGIYNACGVRITHLPALPEKVLAGLKG is encoded by the coding sequence ATGATCAAGAAGACATTCACCGTCAACGGGGCCGTGCGGACGCTGGCCGTCAACCCGGAGGACACCCTGGCCGACGTGCTGCGCGAGCAGCTCATGCTGACCGGCACCAAGGTGGGTTGCGGTCAGGGCCAGTGCGGCGCCTGTAACGTCATCATGGACGGCAAGCTGGTCCGCTCCTGCATCACCAAGATGAAGCGCGTGCCCGAGAACGCCGAGATCCACACCATCGAGGGGCTCGGCACCGCCGACCACCTGCACCCCCTGCAGCTCTCCTGGATGGTCCACGGCGGCGCCCAGTGCGGCTTCTGCTCGCCGGGCTTCATCGTCTCCGCCAAGGCGCTGCTCGATTCCAACCCCAAGCCGAGCCGCGACGACGTGCGCGAGTGGTTCCAGAAGAACCGCAACGCCTGCCGCTGCACCGGCTACCAGCCCCTGGTGGACGCCGTCATGGACGCCGCCAAGGTGCTGCGCGGCGAGCTCTCCATGAAGGACCTCGCCTTCAAGCTGCCCAAGGACGGCCGCATCTGGGGCTCCGAGTACCCCCGCCCGAGCGCCGTGGCCAAGGTCACCGGCGCCTGGGACTTCGGCGCCGACCTGGGCGTCAAGATGCCGAAAGACACCCTGCACCTGGCCCTGGTCCAGGCCGAGGTCTCCCACGCCAACCTGAAGGGCATCGACGCCTCCGAGGCCCTGAAGATGCCCGGCGTGCACAGCGTGCTCACGCACAAGGACGTCAAGGGCAAGAACCGCATCACCGGCCTCATCACCTTCCCGACCAACAAGGGTGACGGCTGGGATCGTCCCATCCTCTGCGACGAGAAGATCTTCCAGTACGGCGACGCCATCGCCATCGTCTGCGCGGATTCCGAGAAGAACGCCCGCGCCGCCGCCGCCAAGGTCAAGGTGGACCTCGAGCAGCTGCCCGAGTACATGAGCGCGCCCGCGGCCATGGCCGAGGACGCCATCGAGATCCATCCCGGCACGCCCAACGTCTACTACATCCAGAAGATCGCCAAGGGCCCGGAGACCGCGCCCATCTTCGAGAAGGCGGACGTGGTGGTGGAGGACGACTTCTACGTCGGCCGCCAGCCGCACCTGCCCATCGAGCCGGACGTCGGCTTCGCCTACCTCGACGAGGACGGCAAGCTCAACATCCACTCCAAGTCCATCGGCCTGCACCTGCACCTGTACATGATCGCCCCGGGCCTCGGCGTCGAGCCCGAGAAGATGGTCATGGTCCAGAACCCCACGGGCGGCACCTTCGGCTACAAGTTCAGCCCGACCATGGAGGCCCTGCTCGGCGTGGCCGCCCTGGCCACCGGCCGCCCCGTGCACCTGCGCTACAACTACCAGCAGCAGCAGGCCTACACCGGCAAGCGCTCGCCCTTCATCACCAACCTGCGCTTCGCCGCCAAGAAGGACGGCACGCTGCTGGCCCTGGAGAGCGACTGGACCGTCGACCACGGCCCCTACTCCGAGTTCGGCGACCTGCTGACGCTTCGCGGCGCCCAGTTCATCGGCGCGGGCTACAACTTCCCGAGCATCCGCGGCGAGGGCCGCACCGTCTGCACCAACCACGCCTGGGGCGCGGCCTTCCGCGGCTACGGCGCGCCGGAGAGCGAGTTCCCCTCCGAGGTGCTCATGGACGAACTGGCCGAGAAGCTGGGCATGGACCCGCTCGAGCTGCGCTACAAGAACTGCTACCGCAAGGGCGCGACCACGCCCACGGGCCAGGACCCCGAGGTCTACAGCCTGCCCGAGATGATCGAGATCCTGCGGCCCAAGTACAAGGCCGCCCAGGAGAAGGCCAAGAAGGAGTCCACCGCCGCGATCAAGAAGGGCGTGGGCGTGGCCATCGGCGTGTACGGCTCCGGCCTTGACGGCCCGGACACCTCCGAGGCCGACGCCGAGCTGAACGCCGACGGCACCGTGACCATCTTCGACTGCTGGGAAGACCACGGCCAGGGCGCCGACGCCGGTACCCTCGGCGTGGCCCACGAGGCCCTGCTGCCCCTGGGCCTCGCGCCCGAGCAGATCAGGCTGGTCATGAACGACACCAGCAAGGCCCCGAACTCCGGCCCGGCGGGCGGCAGCCGCTCCCAGGTCGTCACGGGCCAGGCCATCAAGAACGCCTGCGAGAAGCTGCTCGACGCCATGCGCAAGCCGGGCGGCGGCTACCGCACCTACGACGAGATGGTCGCCGAGAAGATCCCCACCAGGGTCAACGGCAAGTGGACCGCCCCGGCCAAGGACTGCGACGCCAACGGCCAGGGCAGCCCGTTCTGCTGCTACATGTACGGCGTGTACCTCATGGAGGTCGCCGTGGAGACCGCGACCGGCAAGGTCCAGGTCGAGGGCTGCACCATCGTGGCCGACGTCGGCAAGGTGAACAACAAGCTGGTCGTCGACGGCCAGATCTACGGCGGCCTGGCCCAGGGCATCGGCCTGGCGCTGACCGAGGACTACGAGGATCTGAAGAAGCACTCGACCCTCGCGGGCGCGGGCTTCCCGTACATCAAGCAGATCCCGGACAACATGGAGATCATCTACGTGGAGACCCCGCGGCCCGACGGTCCGTTCGGCGCCTCCGGCGTGGGCGAGATGCCCCTGGCCGCCCCCCACGCCGCCGTGATCAACGGCATCTACAATGCCTGCGGCGTGCGCATCACGCACCTCCCGGCCCTGCCCGAGAAGGTCCTCGCCGGACTGAAGGGGTAG
- a CDS encoding isoprenyl transferase produces MSPSQGTLLPQHLAIIMDGNGRWAKARGLPRSEGHRAGTEAAKAVITRCRELGVRHLTLYTFSSENWARPQDEVGFLFKLLTEFLTRELPNLMSQSIRLLVLGEMQALPFAARQILNHAVRKSAGNSEMILNLALNYGGRAEIVRAARRCVEEGLPADEITEEALAQRLYTVGQPDPDLVIRTSGELRLSNYLLFQAAYSELYFTDTLWPDFSPAELDKALADYATRQRRFGGIEGSAGNSDETLPGSSASKP; encoded by the coding sequence ATGTCGCCTTCCCAAGGCACGCTGCTGCCGCAACACCTCGCCATCATCATGGACGGCAACGGCCGCTGGGCGAAAGCCCGCGGCCTGCCGCGCAGCGAGGGGCACCGCGCGGGCACCGAGGCCGCAAAGGCCGTCATCACCCGCTGCCGCGAGCTCGGCGTGCGCCACCTCACCCTCTACACCTTCTCCAGCGAGAACTGGGCCCGCCCCCAGGACGAGGTCGGCTTCCTCTTCAAGCTGCTCACCGAGTTCCTGACGCGCGAGCTGCCCAACCTCATGTCCCAGTCCATCCGCCTGCTCGTGCTCGGCGAGATGCAGGCCCTGCCCTTCGCCGCGCGCCAGATCCTGAACCACGCCGTACGCAAGAGCGCTGGCAACTCCGAGATGATCCTGAACCTCGCCCTCAACTACGGCGGCCGCGCCGAGATAGTGCGCGCCGCCCGCCGCTGCGTGGAGGAAGGGCTCCCCGCCGACGAGATCACCGAGGAGGCCCTGGCGCAACGCCTCTACACCGTGGGCCAGCCCGACCCGGACCTCGTCATCCGCACCTCCGGCGAACTCAGGCTCTCCAACTACCTCCTCTTCCAGGCCGCCTACAGCGAACTCTACTTCACCGACACGCTGTGGCCCGACTTCTCCCCCGCCGAACTCGACAAGGCCCTGGCCGACTACGCCACCCGCCAGCGCCGCTTCGGCGGAATCGAGGGCTCCGCCGGGAACTCGGACGAAACGCTGCCCGGCTCCTCCGCAAGCAAGCCCTGA
- a CDS encoding molybdopterin-binding protein has protein sequence MTAIPVQDAVGTVLCHDITRIVPGESKGAAFRKGHVITGDDVEALLKLGKEHIYVFAPGQGLVHEDDAAMRIARAAVGQGLRFSAPCEGRVNMIADVHGLLSVNVDALRRINSIDEMAFASLHTRQEVEPGRPVAGARVIPLMVEEDKMRQVEALCAAAGPVIQVKPFRSLRVGMVTTGSEVYHGRIKDKFGPVLKRKFEHLGSRILRQIIVSDDVAMTVSAIHQLLVEGAQMIVVTGGMSVDPDDQTPTSIREAGGKLTAYGAPVLPGAMFLLAHIGTVPVLGLPGCVMYHKASIFDLVVPRLLAGEEVTREDLAGLGHGGFCAACPECRYPVCPFGKGS, from the coding sequence ATGACGGCCATCCCCGTCCAGGACGCCGTTGGCACCGTGCTGTGTCACGACATCACCCGCATCGTTCCCGGAGAGAGCAAGGGCGCGGCCTTCCGCAAGGGCCACGTCATCACCGGAGACGACGTGGAGGCCCTGCTCAAGCTCGGCAAGGAGCACATCTACGTCTTCGCGCCCGGCCAGGGGCTGGTGCACGAGGACGACGCCGCCATGCGCATCGCCCGGGCCGCCGTCGGCCAGGGGCTGCGCTTCTCCGCGCCCTGCGAGGGGCGCGTCAACATGATCGCGGACGTGCACGGGCTGCTCAGCGTGAACGTCGACGCCCTGCGCCGGATCAACAGCATCGACGAGATGGCCTTCGCCTCCCTGCACACCCGGCAGGAGGTCGAGCCGGGGCGTCCCGTTGCGGGCGCGCGCGTCATCCCCCTCATGGTCGAGGAGGACAAAATGCGCCAGGTCGAAGCCCTGTGCGCCGCGGCCGGACCCGTCATCCAGGTCAAGCCCTTCCGCTCCCTGCGGGTCGGAATGGTGACGACCGGCAGCGAGGTCTACCACGGCCGCATCAAGGACAAGTTCGGCCCGGTGCTGAAAAGGAAGTTCGAGCATCTCGGCAGCCGCATCCTCCGCCAGATCATCGTCTCGGACGACGTGGCCATGACCGTCTCCGCCATCCACCAGCTCCTGGTCGAGGGCGCGCAGATGATCGTGGTCACCGGCGGCATGTCCGTGGACCCGGACGACCAGACGCCCACCTCCATCCGCGAGGCGGGCGGCAAGCTCACGGCCTACGGCGCTCCGGTCCTGCCCGGCGCCATGTTCCTGCTGGCCCACATCGGAACCGTGCCCGTGCTCGGTCTGCCGGGCTGCGTCATGTACCACAAGGCCAGCATCTTCGATCTCGTGGTGCCCCGCCTCCTGGCCGGGGAAGAGGTGACCCGCGAGGACCTTGCGGGCCTCGGACACGGCGGCTTCTGCGCCGCCTGCCCCGAGTGCCGCTACCCCGTCTGCCCCTTCGGAAAGGGAAGCTGA
- the frr gene encoding ribosome recycling factor, with product MQSVLKDSEDKMNKAVENLKREFGRLRTGRASTALVENIKVDYYGTPTPLPQISSIAVPDSRSITIQPWDRNAFSLIDKAIQTSDLGLSAVNDGKVLRINIPPLTEERRKELVKLAKKYTEETKVAVRNIRRDGNETLKKKEKDKDITQDDLHKGQDEIQKLTDGYIKKAEQVLGDKEKEIMEI from the coding sequence ATGCAATCCGTGCTCAAGGACTCCGAAGACAAGATGAACAAGGCCGTGGAGAACCTCAAGCGGGAGTTCGGCAGGCTGCGCACCGGCCGCGCCTCCACCGCCCTGGTCGAGAACATCAAGGTCGACTACTACGGCACCCCCACCCCGCTGCCGCAGATATCCTCCATCGCAGTCCCGGATTCGCGGAGCATCACCATCCAGCCCTGGGACCGCAACGCCTTCTCCCTCATCGACAAGGCCATCCAGACCTCCGACCTCGGCCTGTCCGCGGTCAACGACGGCAAGGTCCTGCGCATCAACATCCCGCCCCTCACCGAGGAGCGCCGCAAGGAACTCGTCAAGCTGGCCAAGAAGTACACCGAGGAGACCAAGGTCGCCGTGCGCAACATCCGCCGCGACGGCAACGAGACCCTGAAGAAGAAGGAAAAGGACAAGGACATCACCCAGGACGACCTGCACAAGGGGCAGGACGAGATCCAGAAGCTGACCGACGGCTACATCAAGAAGGCCGAGCAGGTCCTGGGCGACAAAGAAAAAGAGATCATGGAGATCTAG